The window CAGGTCTTTCAGACGCTCCACCAGCGCACGGCCGCGCGGCTCTGCCTGGCTGCGGTGAACCACCATCGACAGCGCATCGACCGGCTCGTTGTTGACGAGGATGTTCATCATCACGAGGTCACCCTCCTGAAGGCCGATCTGCTCGTAGTCGAAGCTGGCATAGCCGCGGCTGATCGACTTCAGGCGGTCGTAGAAGTCGAACACGACCTCGTTGAGCGGCAGTTCATACGTCACCTGCGCACGGCCGCCGACATAGGTCAGGTCCTTCTGAATGCCACGGCGGTCCTGACAGAGCTTCAGGATCGAGCCGAGGTATTCGTCCGGCGTGTAGATCACCGCCTTGATCCACGGCTCTTCCATGAAGTCGATCTTCACCGGATCGGGCATGTCGGCCGGGTTATGCAGTTCCTTCACGCTGCCGTCGGTCATCGTCAGTCGATAAACCACCGAGGGCGCGGTGGTGATGAGATCGAGGTCATACTCGCGGCTCAGGCGCTCCTGAATGATTTCAAGGTGCAGCAGGCCGAGGAAGCCACAGCGGAAGCCGAAGCCCAGTGCCGCGCTCGATTCCATCTCGAAGCTGAAGGAGGCATCGTTCAGGCGCAGCTTGCCGATCGATTCGCGCAGCTTCTCGAAGTCGTTGGCATCGACCGGGAAGAGGCCGCAGAACACCACGGACTGCACTTCCTTGTAGCCCGGCAGGGCCTCGGTCGCGCCCTGCTTTACGGTTGTGATCGTGTCACCGACCTTGGCCTGCTCCACTTCCTTGATCTGCGCGGTAATGAAGCCGATCTCACCGGGGCCGAGTTCGGGCAGATCGATGCGCTTGGGCGTGAAGCAGCCCACGCGATCGACCAGATGGTCGGTGCCGCCCTGCATGAACTTGACCGGCAGCCCCTTCTTGATGACGCCGTCGATCACGCGCACCAGAATGACGACACCGAGATAAGGGTCGTACCAGGAATCGACCAGCATGGCCTTGAGCGGCGCATTGCGATCGCCCTTGGGCGCCGGAATCTTGGCGACGACGGCTTCGAGAATCTCGTCGATACCGATGCCCGACTTGGCCGAGGCCATGACGGCTTCGGACGCATCGATGCCGATCACTTCCTCGATCTCGTTGCGCACCTTTTCCGGTTCGGCAGCTGGCAGATCGATCTTGTTGATGACAGGCACGATCTCGTGATCATGCTCGATCGACTGGTAGACGTTCGCCAGCGTCTGCGCTTCCACGCCCTGCGCGGCGTCGACCACCAGCAGCGCGCCTTCACACGCGGCAAGACTGCGCGACACTTCGTAAGCAAAGTCGACGTGGCCCGGCGTGTCCATGAGGTTCAGCTCATAAGTCACACCATCCGATGCCGTGTAGTTAAGACGCACCGTCTGCGCCTTGATGGTAATCCCGCGCTCCTTCTCGATATCCATGTTATCGAGCACCTGCGCACTCATCTCGCGGTCGGAGAGGCCTCCGGTGCGCTGGATCAGGCGGTCGGCAAGTGTCGACTTACCGTGGTCGATATGGGCAATGATCGAGAAATTTCGGATCTGGGCGAGGTCTGTCATGAAAGCGCCGTTAGCAGCGCTTTTCATCGCTGTCAGCCTGCCTTGAGCAAGACACCCGCATTGGGCCTTACCGCAGGGGCCGCAACCGCGCTAAACTGCACCGATCCTGTCTCGTCCACATCAAGCGCCTTGCCGAATTTCACGCCAATCCGGTCTTCGTGGCACCATCTGGTCTGTGCCTTCACGCTCAGCCCATCGGCCAGGTGAATGACGAAAGGCGTGCCTTCCGGAACGTTCCATAGCCCTTCTATCATAGCACCGGTTGGAGAGATGTTGCGGATAGTGCCATCGTAGCGATGCTCACCATGTTCCAGCACGACCTTGCGCAACATGGTCTGGCGCGGCGCACGCGCAGAGCGCGGCCCCTGCGCGATGGCGGACAGCCCCATCGCCAGGCGGCGTGCCGCTGCCTTGGCATCAAGCGGACGTTCGTAGATGAAGCCCTGGACATGGCTGCACCCCAGCCGCCGAACGAGATCAAGTTCGTCGAGCGTCTCGACGCCTTCCGCCGTGGTCTCCATGCCAAGCGCCTCGGCGAGATTGACGATCGAAGCGATGATCGCCCCATTACGGCTCCCCTCCATCGTAGCACCGCGCACGAAGCTCTGGTCGATCTTGATCTTGTCGAACGGCGCCTTCTTCAGATAGCCGAGCGAGGAATAGCCGGTGCCGAAGTCGTCCAGCGCCAGCCTTACGCCGATGTTCTTCAGGGCGCTGAACATCGCTTCGGTATTCTTGTTCTCGCCCAGAAATACGCTTTCGGTAATTTCCAGTTCGACCCGATCCGGATCAATGCCGGAGGAAGCGATCGCACTGGCTACGATCGCCGGTAGCACAGGGTTGGCAAATTGCAGCGGTGACACATTTACGGCGACCCTCACATCACGTGGCCAGCTGGCCAGATCGTGACATGCCGTCCGCAACGCCCATTCGCCGATCTGGGCGACAAGTCCGACTTCCTCTGCAATCGGCACGAACTTCGCCGGTGAAATGTAGCCCAGTTGTGGATGGTTCCAGCGCAGGAGCGCCTCGAAGCCGGTGATCTTTTCCGACATCGTGTGAACCTGCGGCTGATAATGCAGCTCAAATCCGCCCGTCGCGATCGCGTCACGAAGATCCT of the Novosphingobium sp. 9 genome contains:
- the lepA gene encoding translation elongation factor 4 encodes the protein MTDLAQIRNFSIIAHIDHGKSTLADRLIQRTGGLSDREMSAQVLDNMDIEKERGITIKAQTVRLNYTASDGVTYELNLMDTPGHVDFAYEVSRSLAACEGALLVVDAAQGVEAQTLANVYQSIEHDHEIVPVINKIDLPAAEPEKVRNEIEEVIGIDASEAVMASAKSGIGIDEILEAVVAKIPAPKGDRNAPLKAMLVDSWYDPYLGVVILVRVIDGVIKKGLPVKFMQGGTDHLVDRVGCFTPKRIDLPELGPGEIGFITAQIKEVEQAKVGDTITTVKQGATEALPGYKEVQSVVFCGLFPVDANDFEKLRESIGKLRLNDASFSFEMESSAALGFGFRCGFLGLLHLEIIQERLSREYDLDLITTAPSVVYRLTMTDGSVKELHNPADMPDPVKIDFMEEPWIKAVIYTPDEYLGSILKLCQDRRGIQKDLTYVGGRAQVTYELPLNEVVFDFYDRLKSISRGYASFDYEQIGLQEGDLVMMNILVNNEPVDALSMVVHRSQAEPRGRALVERLKDLIPRHMFKIPIQAAIGAKVIARETISAMRKDVTAKCYGGDITRKKKLLEKQKEGKKRMREYGNVQIPQEAFIAALRMGEE